From Clarias gariepinus isolate MV-2021 ecotype Netherlands chromosome 2, CGAR_prim_01v2, whole genome shotgun sequence, one genomic window encodes:
- the ccdc34 gene encoding coiled-coil domain-containing protein 34, which translates to MSAPKSASSKSITSTPLKSQFSVPRSIPRRSRSLESTGDSTYSLLSPIYHDSFELSDDDDDDKDEALKQCQPPEDPSLTAHQSVFPISQSRNASHHAEDTFNTRLNLSAWEQWLVSKAKEERIRKHQKSIQEQALKEKKEQEETEQQQKKAVSECKIQEWLQMKREQEKQEKLSQVSQKTNKMLLEERKRLEVEKKAQEKYKAWLQKKQHEEKEKKLKEQEELARREKEERERKERADEKFKEWLKSINDKERHKRQSSACSASGYDYLNYPAPSFVNPVPWKPIHVPQHERTPRKSSAHKKQQGPPKYHSTPCLTYKPKDTNSFATKRR; encoded by the exons ATGTCAGCCCCGAAGTCTGCCTCATCGAAAAGTATCACCTCAACTCCACTCAAAAGTCAATTCTCCGTCCCAAGGAGCATTCCAAGGAGAAGCAGGAGTTTGGAATCCACAGGCGACTCAACCTACTCTCTCCTGTCCCCCATTTATCACGATAGCTTTGAATtatcagatgatgatgatgatgataaggatGAAGCACTGAAACAGTGTCAACCTCCTGAAGACCCCTCTCTTACAGCACACCAAAGTGTATTCCCCATCAGTCAAAGCAG aaATGCATCCCATCATGCAGAAGATACCTTCAATACAAGACTCAATCTGAGTGCATGGGAGCAGTGGCTTGTAAGTAAAGCCAAGGAAGAGCGAATCAGAAAGCACCAAAAATCCATCCAG GAACAAgctctgaaagaaaaaaaggagcaagAAGAAACggaacagcaacaaaaaaaagcagtcAGTGAGTGTAAAATCCAAGAGTGGCTTCAAATGAAGAGGGAACAG gAAAAACAGGAAAAGCTTTCTCAGGTGTcccagaaaacaaacaaaatgttacTTGAAGAGCGGAAACGTTTGGAGGTAGAAAAAAAAGCCCAAGAAAAATATAAAGCCTGGCTCCAAAAGAAACAGCAtgaggaaaaggaaaagaaattaaaagagcaa gaagaacttgcaagaagagagaaagaggagagagaacGAAAAGAGAGAGCAGATGAGAAGTTTAAAGAGTGGCTTAAAAGCATAAATGACAAAGAAAGACATAAACGTCAGTCATCAGCATGTTCAGCTA gTGGCTATGACTATCTAAACTATCCAGCTCCCAGTTTTGTGAATCCTGTTCCATGGAAGCCCATTCATGTTCCCCAGCATGAGAGAACGCCCAGGAAGAGCTCCGCACACAAGAAACAGCAAGGTCCACCTAAATATCACTCAACTCCATGTCTTACTTACAAGCCAAAAGACACCAACAGCTTTGCTACCAAAAGACGCTGA
- the LOC128516344 gene encoding ras-related protein Rab-19 isoform X2, translating to MLLSRPKVTSQDTYMEHAMQWCKWASKWKSQLPGQSTGAQQEDVCDFLFKIIFIGDSNVGKTCIIHSFKSGEFREKQHNTIGVDFTVHTMDIDGKKVKMQIWDTAGQERFRTITQNYYRSAHGAMIAYDLTRRSTFDSLPHWIHAVEQYGVANVVFVLIGNKCDLQPQRQVLFEDACTLAEQKGALAALETSAKEKHNVHEAFELMARELMVRNGGLVPQEDSPNLLLYSETHPVDEVESLEKKSCDC from the exons ATGCTGCTTTCCCGACCAAAGGTCACCTCCCAAGACACTTATATGGAACAT GCAATGCAGTGGTGCAAATGGGCCAGCAAATGGAAATCTCAGTTACCAGGACAG TCCACAGGAGCACAGCAAGAGGACGTCTGtgatttcctttttaaaattattttcattgGAGACAGCAACGTGGGAAAGACTTGTATCATTCACAGCTTCAAGTCTGGAGAGTTCAGAGAAAAACAGCATAACACTATTGGTGTAGACTTCACTGTGCATACCATGGATATAGATGGCAAGAAGGTCAAG ATGCAAATATGGGACACGGCTGGCCAGGAGCGTTTCCGCACCATCACACAGAATTACTACCGCAGTGCTCATGGGGCCATGATCGCTTATGACCTGACACGCCGATCCACCTTTGACTCGCTACCTCACTGGATACATGCAGTAGAACAGTATGGAGTTGCCAATGTAGTCTTTGTACTTATAG GTAATAAATGTGATCTGCAGCCCCAGCGTCAGGTGCTGTTTGAGGATGCCTGCACTCTGGCTGAACAGAAGGGTGCTCTGGCCGCCCTGGAGACATCTGCTAAGGAGAAACATAACGTACATGAAGCCTTTGAGCTAATGGCGCGGGAGCTGATGGTACGAAACGGAGGCTTAGTCCCACAGGAAGATTCCCCAAATCTCCTTCTATACTCTGAGACTCACCCAGTCGATGAAGTGGAGTCCCTAGAGAAGAAGTCTTGTGATTGCTAA
- the LOC128516344 gene encoding ras-related protein Rab-19 isoform X1, with protein MQWCKWASKWKSQLPGQSTGAQQEDVCDFLFKIIFIGDSNVGKTCIIHSFKSGEFREKQHNTIGVDFTVHTMDIDGKKVKMQIWDTAGQERFRTITQNYYRSAHGAMIAYDLTRRSTFDSLPHWIHAVEQYGVANVVFVLIGNKCDLQPQRQVLFEDACTLAEQKGALAALETSAKEKHNVHEAFELMARELMVRNGGLVPQEDSPNLLLYSETHPVDEVESLEKKSCDC; from the exons ATGCAGTGGTGCAAATGGGCCAGCAAATGGAAATCTCAGTTACCAGGACAG TCCACAGGAGCACAGCAAGAGGACGTCTGtgatttcctttttaaaattattttcattgGAGACAGCAACGTGGGAAAGACTTGTATCATTCACAGCTTCAAGTCTGGAGAGTTCAGAGAAAAACAGCATAACACTATTGGTGTAGACTTCACTGTGCATACCATGGATATAGATGGCAAGAAGGTCAAG ATGCAAATATGGGACACGGCTGGCCAGGAGCGTTTCCGCACCATCACACAGAATTACTACCGCAGTGCTCATGGGGCCATGATCGCTTATGACCTGACACGCCGATCCACCTTTGACTCGCTACCTCACTGGATACATGCAGTAGAACAGTATGGAGTTGCCAATGTAGTCTTTGTACTTATAG GTAATAAATGTGATCTGCAGCCCCAGCGTCAGGTGCTGTTTGAGGATGCCTGCACTCTGGCTGAACAGAAGGGTGCTCTGGCCGCCCTGGAGACATCTGCTAAGGAGAAACATAACGTACATGAAGCCTTTGAGCTAATGGCGCGGGAGCTGATGGTACGAAACGGAGGCTTAGTCCCACAGGAAGATTCCCCAAATCTCCTTCTATACTCTGAGACTCACCCAGTCGATGAAGTGGAGTCCCTAGAGAAGAAGTCTTGTGATTGCTAA